One segment of Tenrec ecaudatus isolate mTenEca1 chromosome 1, mTenEca1.hap1, whole genome shotgun sequence DNA contains the following:
- the LOC142437277 gene encoding large ribosomal subunit protein eL32-like, whose product MAALRPLVKPKIVKKRTKKFIRHQSDRYVKIKRNWRKPRGIDNRVRRRFKGQILMPNIGYGSNKKTKHMLPSGFHKFLVHNVKELEVLLMCNKSYCAEIAHNVSSKNRKAIVERAAQLAIRVTNPNARLRSEENE is encoded by the coding sequence ATGGCTGCCCTCAGACCCTTGGTGAAGCCTAAAATTGTAAAAAAGAGGACCAAGAAGTTCATCCGGCACCAGTCCGACCGCTATGTCAAGATTAAGCGCAACTGGCGCAAGCCCAGAGGCATTGACAACAGGGTTCGGAGAAGATTCAAGGGCCAGATCTTGATGCCCAACATTGGTTACGGGAGCAACAAGAAAACCAAGCACATGCTGCCCAGTGGCTTCCACAAGTTTCTGGTCCACAACGTCAAGGAGCTGGAAGTGCTGCTGATGTGCAACAAGTCGTATTGTGCAGAGATTGCTCACAACGTTTCGTCCAAGAATCGCAAAGCCATTGTAGAAAGAGCAGCCCAGCTGGCCATCAGAGTCACCAATCCCAACGCCAGGCTGCGCAGTGAAGAAAATGAGTAG